In Candidatus Nitronauta litoralis, one DNA window encodes the following:
- a CDS encoding zinc transporter ZntB yields the protein MDGLIHSYFIDENGKGSPTDLDQFSKDILDRGFKWVHLDYSNPISRDWILNKSGLDEVMAEALLAEATRPRCLVNKKGILLILRGISPNEDDEPQDMVSLRLWLEPDKIISVRKYKLGVMEDISKTIEMGRGPVDTCDFIYSMLDFLIEPISEAVLDIDEKLDNFENQIITTQNFDFRMALSEIRKRIIELRRYLGPQKEALFRLGMESAFWGKEADRARIREMTDRLTRYVEDLDSMGKRATIIHEELAGQLTEQINNRVYIFSIIAAIFIPLSFLTGLLGINVDGIPGSKNDQAFWIVCFLLIVICLGQIIFLKVKKWF from the coding sequence ATGGATGGTTTGATTCATTCTTACTTTATTGATGAAAATGGAAAGGGGTCGCCAACGGACCTCGACCAGTTTTCGAAAGATATTTTGGACAGGGGTTTTAAATGGGTCCATCTGGATTACAGCAACCCAATTTCCCGAGACTGGATCCTGAATAAAAGCGGGCTGGATGAAGTTATGGCCGAGGCCCTTCTGGCAGAAGCAACCCGCCCCCGCTGCCTGGTAAACAAAAAAGGGATACTACTCATTTTGAGAGGCATCAGTCCCAACGAAGACGATGAGCCTCAGGACATGGTTTCCCTGCGCCTGTGGCTGGAACCCGACAAAATAATTTCCGTCAGGAAATACAAACTAGGAGTTATGGAGGATATTTCCAAAACAATTGAAATGGGAAGGGGGCCTGTAGATACCTGCGATTTTATTTATTCAATGCTGGATTTTTTGATCGAGCCAATTTCTGAGGCCGTCCTCGATATTGACGAAAAACTGGACAATTTTGAAAATCAAATCATCACCACACAGAATTTTGATTTCAGGATGGCATTGTCTGAAATCAGAAAAAGGATTATTGAACTGCGTAGATACCTTGGCCCACAAAAAGAAGCCTTGTTCCGCCTGGGAATGGAAAGCGCATTCTGGGGCAAAGAGGCTGACCGTGCCAGGATAAGGGAGATGACTGACCGGTTAACCCGTTATGTAGAAGATCTGGACTCCATGGGAAAACGAGCCACAATTATTCATGAGGAATTGGCAGGGCAGTTAACCGAGCAAATCAATAACAGGGTCTATATATTCTCAATTATCGCCGCAATTTTTATTCCCTTATCGTTTTTAACAGGATTACTGGGAATAAACGTTGATGGAATTCCAGGATCAAAAAATGACCAGGCCTTCTGGATAGTATGTTTTCTTCTTATTGTTATTTGTTTAGGACAAATTATTTTTCTTAAAGTAAAAAAATGGTTCTGA
- a CDS encoding oligosaccharide flippase family protein, whose amino-acid sequence MKVTDCSGFSDSLPIGRPFLASTGLQKPLTLLHRFITNAFWNVGGKIFVQMIYFALSILISRYLGAEGLGIYASILVVPAFVRLLNTLGLEGMLNKKLPELNVHDPTGSEGRALLKKVLAWRVVTTLIFASLLYGLLPAYADWAKVPEIIAYRPAIVLYFIAVTLNSMFGTLFMTLVRFRVVTIAESLNACFNLFLLVMFIMFDWGIWGILFAYILSTLAQLMFYIQLARPHISGPVKETPMEEVRSLAWTVYGINLLSIGLWTQSDIMLMNYFEVSRAGIGYYHLATSLGAMVVFALMGLGQLAQSLYSESYARDGAPGLSSTWQMTIAFCAWITAPVGVFAFCFAPEIVSGLFGTEFAPVANVFRIYVTYLLIAAILGSDLNNFALFVLHKRKTALLISFEGSVWNLILDVLWIPLYGETGAALATGSVMVYMVIRQLFAMRASVRSGALLYPLILVVLVSLTALIPGWLMFGPGIPALGFQILSFAMTFLLFTLWVKPLPPEVVDWAHTVSPKLAARVQWFVKIKKIGFL is encoded by the coding sequence TTGAAAGTCACGGATTGTTCCGGATTCTCCGATTCCCTGCCGATTGGCAGACCTTTCCTGGCCAGTACAGGCCTGCAAAAACCCTTGACCCTCCTCCATCGATTCATCACCAACGCGTTCTGGAATGTGGGCGGAAAAATTTTCGTCCAGATGATCTACTTTGCCCTGTCCATCCTGATCTCCCGATATCTTGGGGCGGAAGGTCTGGGGATCTATGCTTCAATCCTGGTGGTACCGGCGTTCGTTCGTCTGCTCAATACCCTTGGGTTGGAAGGGATGCTCAACAAAAAACTGCCCGAACTTAATGTGCACGATCCAACCGGGTCTGAAGGTCGAGCACTTTTGAAAAAAGTGTTGGCCTGGAGGGTTGTAACGACCCTTATATTTGCCAGCCTGTTATACGGATTGCTGCCAGCTTATGCAGACTGGGCCAAGGTTCCGGAAATTATTGCTTACCGACCCGCCATAGTTTTGTATTTCATCGCAGTCACACTGAATTCCATGTTCGGTACGTTGTTCATGACCCTGGTGCGATTTCGTGTGGTCACGATCGCCGAAAGCCTCAACGCCTGTTTCAATCTATTCCTTCTGGTCATGTTCATCATGTTCGATTGGGGGATCTGGGGCATCCTGTTCGCCTACATTTTGTCGACACTGGCTCAGTTGATGTTTTATATCCAGCTGGCACGGCCTCATATATCGGGTCCGGTAAAAGAAACTCCCATGGAAGAGGTGCGCAGCCTGGCCTGGACTGTTTACGGCATCAACCTGCTCAGTATTGGGCTTTGGACCCAAAGCGACATCATGTTGATGAATTATTTCGAGGTTTCCAGGGCAGGCATCGGTTATTACCATCTGGCAACTTCCCTTGGGGCAATGGTTGTGTTCGCGTTGATGGGGCTCGGCCAGCTTGCACAGTCGCTTTATTCAGAATCGTATGCGCGTGATGGTGCACCCGGTTTGTCTTCCACCTGGCAGATGACCATTGCCTTTTGCGCCTGGATCACAGCGCCGGTTGGAGTGTTTGCATTTTGTTTTGCGCCGGAGATTGTTTCAGGTCTGTTTGGAACCGAGTTCGCCCCCGTGGCAAATGTGTTCCGGATTTATGTGACCTATCTGTTGATTGCGGCAATACTGGGATCAGACCTGAATAACTTTGCATTGTTCGTTTTGCATAAAAGAAAAACAGCTTTGCTCATCAGTTTTGAAGGGAGTGTGTGGAACCTGATCCTCGATGTGCTCTGGATTCCCTTGTATGGAGAGACAGGGGCCGCTCTTGCTACAGGTTCTGTGATGGTTTACATGGTGATTCGGCAATTATTCGCCATGCGTGCCAGCGTTCGGTCTGGTGCGTTGCTTTACCCGCTCATATTGGTGGTGCTGGTGTCGTTAACAGCATTGATTCCCGGCTGGTTGATGTTCGGACCCGGAATTCCTGCCCTGGGGTTTCAAATCTTGTCCTTTGCCATGACGTTTTTGCTTTTCACCCTCTGGGTGAAACCATTGCCGCCGGAGGTGGTGGATTGGGCCCATACGGTTTCTCCAAAACTTGCCGCCAGGGTCCAATGGTTTGTTAAAATAAAAAAGATAGGTTTTCTATGA
- the priA gene encoding primosomal protein N', producing MAARSKQTAFFDEPSSTGSLFAEVVFNLPLDQTFTYTIPENLREQVQPGVRVFVSFGTGRQTGYVVGLTDQTDPDIKLKPILEVPDSEPLLSASMLELTRWIADYYQAGWGEVIRAALPAGLEEEIPEVFHLAGQGAEALESGNAPKKEFLILDALSKKGKRTAKQLRKQLGAQFNSAALNNLRSRGDIVATLPNAKSSAQYKLQKTVLVKQDVLQEEIDRLLSRAKKQKELFALLQKKPITLAELSKVWPGYSPLLSQLKQKGLVETRQDKQERTWDASRARTESPTTAPPFTIEQEAAYQKLGKHLAKGKFACSLLEGVTGSGKTEIYMRCIEKGLERGKSAIVLVPEIALTPQTAYRFRSRFGNRVAILHSGLTNIERFLEWRRIRDGEVSIVVGARSAVFAPFTQLGVVIIDEEHDGSYKQDTSPRYHARDAAIVRARQDNALVVLGSATPSLETRSNAQQGKYTHLKLDKRIGKTLMPVVHLVDMRIERDKRKNFSILSRQLQRALGERLERGEQSFLFLNRRGTANYVLCKACGFVFDCPNCSVSLTFHGTTRKLLCHYCGFNLPQPMDCPDCKGEVIRFSGFGTQKLEDETRKRFPDARIARLDRDTARKRSTFEDMFDKMNAGEIDILIGTQMITKGHDFPNVTLVGVVYADLSLHVPDFRSSERSFQLLTQVAGRAGRGEIPGEVFVQAHQLEHPVYPFVARHNYKGFFAHEMEMRERLHFPPYSRLAVVEVEGEIERDTEVAVQQLAEVLHPHLEEHIQVEMLGPARAALYRLQDRYRWHLILRTDTHQPLQDILKALRADKAFQKLASGKIKFTIDVDPLNML from the coding sequence ATGGCCGCACGCTCAAAACAAACTGCATTTTTTGACGAACCCTCCAGCACTGGCTCCCTGTTTGCCGAAGTGGTGTTCAACCTGCCACTCGATCAAACCTTCACCTACACCATTCCCGAAAACTTAAGGGAACAGGTCCAACCCGGAGTACGCGTCTTCGTTTCTTTTGGGACTGGCAGGCAGACCGGCTATGTCGTCGGGTTGACTGATCAAACGGACCCCGACATCAAACTAAAACCCATTCTGGAAGTGCCGGACAGCGAGCCGCTGCTCTCGGCTTCCATGCTGGAACTCACCCGCTGGATCGCCGACTATTACCAGGCGGGCTGGGGTGAGGTGATCCGCGCCGCACTGCCTGCAGGACTCGAAGAGGAAATCCCGGAAGTGTTTCACCTGGCGGGACAAGGCGCTGAAGCGCTGGAGTCTGGTAACGCTCCCAAAAAAGAATTTCTCATTCTCGACGCGCTTTCAAAAAAAGGCAAACGCACCGCCAAACAATTGCGCAAACAACTCGGCGCACAGTTTAACTCTGCCGCTCTAAACAACCTGCGCAGTCGCGGCGATATCGTCGCCACGCTTCCCAATGCCAAAAGCTCCGCGCAGTACAAACTGCAAAAAACCGTGCTGGTTAAACAGGATGTGCTTCAAGAAGAAATCGATCGCCTGCTGTCGCGCGCCAAAAAACAGAAGGAATTGTTCGCACTCCTCCAGAAAAAACCCATCACGTTGGCGGAGTTGTCGAAAGTCTGGCCGGGGTATTCGCCTCTCCTCAGCCAGCTCAAGCAAAAAGGGCTTGTCGAAACACGGCAGGATAAACAGGAACGCACATGGGATGCCAGCCGGGCTCGAACGGAATCGCCCACTACCGCTCCTCCTTTCACTATTGAACAGGAAGCGGCGTATCAGAAGCTGGGCAAGCACCTGGCCAAAGGAAAGTTCGCCTGCAGTCTGCTGGAAGGAGTCACCGGTAGCGGCAAAACCGAAATCTACATGCGCTGCATCGAGAAAGGACTGGAGCGGGGGAAGTCCGCCATCGTGCTGGTGCCGGAAATCGCGCTCACACCACAAACCGCCTACCGATTCCGCTCCCGGTTTGGCAACCGCGTCGCCATCCTGCACAGCGGACTGACCAACATCGAACGTTTTCTAGAATGGCGGCGCATCCGAGACGGCGAGGTGTCCATCGTGGTCGGCGCGCGGTCGGCGGTGTTCGCCCCCTTTACACAACTCGGGGTGGTCATTATCGACGAAGAACACGACGGCTCTTACAAACAGGACACATCGCCCCGGTACCACGCGCGCGATGCAGCCATCGTGCGCGCCCGCCAGGACAACGCCTTGGTCGTACTGGGCTCGGCGACCCCTTCCCTTGAAACCAGAAGCAACGCCCAGCAAGGCAAGTACACGCACCTGAAACTGGACAAACGCATCGGCAAAACCCTCATGCCAGTGGTGCACCTGGTGGACATGCGCATCGAGCGAGACAAACGGAAAAACTTTTCCATCCTGTCCCGACAACTGCAACGTGCCTTGGGCGAACGACTGGAACGCGGCGAGCAGTCCTTTCTGTTTCTTAATCGACGCGGCACCGCCAACTATGTGCTCTGCAAAGCCTGCGGGTTTGTGTTCGACTGCCCCAATTGCAGCGTGTCCCTTACCTTCCATGGCACTACGCGTAAACTACTATGCCACTATTGCGGCTTCAACCTGCCGCAGCCGATGGACTGCCCGGACTGCAAGGGCGAGGTGATCCGCTTCTCCGGATTCGGCACACAAAAACTGGAAGACGAAACGCGCAAGCGGTTTCCAGATGCACGTATCGCAAGGTTGGATCGCGACACTGCCCGCAAACGTTCCACCTTCGAAGACATGTTCGACAAAATGAACGCAGGGGAAATCGACATCCTCATCGGCACGCAGATGATCACTAAAGGCCACGACTTTCCCAACGTCACCCTGGTTGGTGTGGTCTATGCGGATCTGTCTCTGCATGTGCCGGATTTCCGATCCTCCGAACGCAGCTTTCAACTGCTGACACAGGTCGCAGGACGCGCTGGCCGTGGGGAGATTCCCGGAGAAGTTTTTGTGCAGGCACACCAACTGGAGCACCCGGTCTACCCGTTCGTGGCCCGCCACAATTACAAAGGATTTTTTGCGCATGAGATGGAGATGCGCGAACGTCTGCACTTTCCACCATACTCTCGGTTGGCCGTGGTCGAGGTGGAAGGGGAGATCGAACGCGATACTGAAGTTGCCGTGCAGCAATTAGCTGAGGTCCTCCACCCGCATCTGGAAGAACACATACAGGTGGAAATGCTGGGACCGGCAAGGGCCGCGTTGTATCGACTGCAGGACCGCTACCGCTGGCACCTCATTCTGCGCACCGACACGCACCAACCTCTGCAGGACATACTAAAAGCCCTGCGCGCCGACAAGGCCTTTCAAAAGCTGGCTTCAGGAAAAATAAAATTCACCATCGATGTCGACCCCCTGAATATGTTGTAG
- a CDS encoding formylglycine-generating enzyme family protein — translation MTFILSKARLLPVLLFFPLISFISGSNVFGASSAQAPAGMIYIPEGYFPMGTNSGNSEDQQPMHYVYTSAFYIDRQEVSNAQYKKFLDATSHTKPRFWDDVRFNQPDLPVVGVSWFDAMAYARWKGGRLPTEAEWEKAARGNDGRMYPWGAKWERGFHLYFINVYGVEDNYPFTGPVDYFESGASPFGLLNTAGNVWEWCLDWYDKDYYQVSPELDPQGPDKKRMKVIRGGSWVNTIDDISLTRRGRNFPHIKNSLYGFRIVVPVTQ, via the coding sequence ATGACCTTTATTCTAAGCAAAGCCAGACTCCTGCCCGTTCTTCTTTTTTTCCCGCTCATCAGTTTTATTTCCGGATCCAATGTATTCGGTGCATCCTCAGCCCAGGCTCCAGCCGGGATGATCTACATACCGGAAGGCTATTTCCCCATGGGCACAAACTCAGGAAATAGCGAGGACCAGCAGCCAATGCATTATGTATACACTTCCGCGTTTTACATCGACCGACAGGAAGTGTCCAACGCTCAATATAAAAAATTTCTCGACGCTACCAGCCACACTAAACCACGCTTCTGGGATGACGTTCGTTTCAACCAACCCGACCTCCCGGTAGTCGGTGTCAGCTGGTTTGATGCCATGGCGTATGCGCGATGGAAGGGAGGTCGCCTGCCCACTGAAGCGGAATGGGAAAAGGCAGCACGAGGAAACGATGGCCGCATGTATCCCTGGGGTGCCAAATGGGAACGCGGTTTTCACCTTTACTTTATCAACGTCTACGGAGTTGAAGACAACTACCCCTTCACCGGCCCGGTGGATTATTTTGAATCAGGAGCCAGTCCTTTTGGATTACTCAACACGGCGGGCAATGTCTGGGAATGGTGCCTCGACTGGTACGATAAAGACTATTATCAGGTCAGCCCGGAATTGGATCCCCAGGGACCGGATAAAAAGCGGATGAAAGTCATTCGTGGTGGTTCATGGGTCAACACCATCGACGACATCTCCCTGACCCGCCGGGGCCGCAACTTTCCCCATATCAAAAACAGCCTGTATGGTTTTCGCATTGTGGTTCCGGTTACCCAATAG
- a CDS encoding DedA family protein, whose protein sequence is MLRKTYDWVLHWSTTKHAVPALFLLSFAESSFFPIPPDVLLIAMCVAIPTRGLYFAAVCSVASVLGGMFGYFLGYQFMDLVGTRIVEFYGYEAQFDKIGQWYGEYQAWAVAAAGFTPLPYKVFTLAAGMFQVNFIVFTLASLASRSLRFFILAGLIYKFGPKIKEFIDRYFNLLAIVFFVGLVFGFVILKVVLGK, encoded by the coding sequence ATGCTGAGAAAAACCTACGACTGGGTCCTGCACTGGTCCACCACAAAACATGCGGTACCGGCTCTGTTCCTCCTGTCGTTTGCGGAATCGTCGTTTTTTCCCATCCCACCGGACGTATTACTGATTGCCATGTGTGTGGCCATTCCGACACGCGGCCTTTATTTCGCCGCAGTCTGCTCGGTCGCTTCCGTACTCGGCGGCATGTTCGGCTACTTTCTTGGCTACCAGTTCATGGACCTCGTGGGCACCCGCATCGTTGAGTTCTACGGATATGAGGCGCAATTTGATAAGATAGGACAGTGGTACGGAGAATATCAGGCCTGGGCAGTGGCGGCAGCCGGATTCACCCCCCTGCCCTACAAGGTGTTCACCCTGGCGGCGGGAATGTTCCAGGTCAACTTCATCGTGTTCACCCTGGCATCGCTGGCCAGTCGTTCGTTAAGGTTCTTCATACTGGCCGGGTTGATCTACAAGTTCGGTCCTAAAATAAAGGAATTCATTGACCGCTACTTCAACCTGCTGGCGATCGTGTTCTTCGTCGGGCTGGTGTTCGGGTTTGTGATTCTAAAAGTGGTTCTGGGTAAATGA
- a CDS encoding septum formation inhibitor Maf, whose translation MKLILASKSPRRSELLTQAGITFEVVPAEVDEITDPNLPIHENIKNLAALKAKWVANNNPDAFVLGADTVVVLDNQIIGKPRDRQDARQILSRLSGNEHQVVTGYALISPDSQIFSDTVTSAVSFHKLNQETIEDYIESGEPMDKAGAYAIQGLGKQLIKGYEGSYTNIVGLPVDEILHCLKNAGFTV comes from the coding sequence GTGAAATTAATCCTTGCGTCCAAATCCCCCAGACGCTCAGAATTGTTGACGCAAGCCGGAATTACCTTTGAAGTCGTTCCAGCTGAAGTTGATGAAATCACCGACCCGAATCTGCCTATCCATGAAAATATTAAGAACCTGGCAGCCTTGAAAGCAAAATGGGTCGCCAATAATAACCCCGATGCTTTTGTACTCGGGGCGGATACCGTGGTGGTTTTGGACAACCAGATCATCGGCAAACCCCGAGACCGCCAGGACGCCCGACAAATCCTGTCCAGATTGAGCGGAAACGAACACCAGGTCGTAACCGGATATGCGCTCATCTCCCCGGATTCCCAAATTTTTTCTGACACCGTGACCTCCGCCGTTTCCTTCCATAAACTCAATCAGGAAACCATTGAGGATTATATAGAATCCGGAGAGCCCATGGACAAAGCGGGAGCCTATGCTATCCAGGGTCTGGGCAAACAACTGATCAAAGGCTATGAAGGCTCTTACACCAATATTGTAGGCCTGCCAGTCGATGAAATTCTGCACTGCCTGAAAAACGCCGGATTCACTGTTTAA